In one window of Bacteriovorax sp. BAL6_X DNA:
- a CDS encoding aminopeptidase has product MVILKRIFQFSLLLSCLSCAKISYLTEQSIGQVDILWSARKNHEVLEDPKVSEEYKAKIKQIETYKNYFYNYWQRPSTDIYSKTTLLKSRAVTYLVIASRPNEIKARKECFVFYGCFPYLGFFKEESARKFAIELEREGYDTYTRDVLAYSTLGNFNDPILSSFFEYGKYSLTETIFHELFHTIFFAKNEVDLNENLANYFGEQMLIEYYKDDQELAGYFKNLELNSKLKMAVTAHAQKLKDILKQDDWKGAKKDYLSKTMPAELAKLCAQLEVTNCWPAKMEWNTASLAAFMTYEKNQSHMTEYAKQFNGDLKALFANIEQRYEKYLNEDVEGSFEDYLFNSKSLN; this is encoded by the coding sequence ATGGTTATTCTAAAAAGAATCTTTCAATTCTCTCTTTTATTAAGCTGTCTATCATGTGCCAAAATTAGCTATCTTACAGAACAGAGTATTGGCCAAGTGGACATTCTTTGGAGTGCTAGAAAGAACCATGAAGTTCTAGAAGATCCAAAAGTCAGTGAAGAGTATAAGGCGAAAATTAAGCAAATCGAAACCTATAAGAATTATTTCTATAATTATTGGCAAAGGCCATCGACAGATATTTATTCTAAGACGACTCTTTTGAAATCTCGTGCAGTTACTTATCTCGTTATCGCTTCAAGGCCAAATGAAATTAAGGCCCGTAAAGAATGCTTCGTTTTCTATGGCTGTTTTCCTTATTTGGGTTTTTTTAAAGAAGAGTCTGCAAGAAAGTTTGCGATTGAACTAGAAAGGGAAGGGTATGATACCTATACAAGAGATGTTCTTGCTTACTCGACGCTCGGTAATTTTAACGATCCCATTCTTTCTTCTTTTTTCGAATATGGAAAATATAGTTTAACAGAAACTATCTTTCATGAACTATTTCACACTATCTTCTTTGCAAAGAATGAGGTTGATCTCAATGAGAATCTGGCCAACTACTTTGGTGAACAGATGCTCATCGAATATTATAAAGATGATCAAGAGTTGGCGGGATACTTCAAAAACTTAGAACTAAACTCTAAGCTTAAAATGGCGGTCACAGCTCATGCCCAAAAGCTTAAGGATATTCTTAAACAAGATGATTGGAAGGGGGCCAAGAAAGATTATCTTTCTAAGACGATGCCTGCGGAGCTTGCCAAACTTTGTGCTCAACTTGAGGTGACTAATTGTTGGCCTGCAAAAATGGAGTGGAATACGGCATCTCTAGCTGCATTTATGACTTATGAGAAAAACCAGTCTCATATGACTGAGTATGCAAAGCAATTTAATGGTGATCTTAAAGCTCTTTTTGCAAATATAGAACAGCGCTACGAAAAGTACCTTAACGAAGACGTCGAAGGTAGTTTTGAGGACTATCTTTTTAATTCCAAATCGCTAAATTAG
- a CDS encoding RimK family alpha-L-glutamate ligase, with protein MKSKKHLFFIDPIEKLVTKKDSTILIALTMQERGEDVYVLFEKDFFVQNANGIQFDCYRISGKINESFYIEDFKVEDSPEVVSIDANTTIHMRIDPPYDSRYQRYLWMLNFLTDMYGVQVLNNPLGIMKHNEKLAAYTRELSLESYVGTSLSGAKKFISKLEARGVQELILKPLDLFQGIGVQKVSLNEFEGHFKAKCDEFKGPVVVQEFDNSVVEGEIRTIFYRAKELGTILKVPKEGEFLANIAQGAKYSAVELDAQVKAECLNICEKLMVDGVDLIAFDILGGKISEVNVTCPGLIVEVSSAMKRNLALELFK; from the coding sequence ATGAAAAGCAAGAAACACTTATTCTTTATTGATCCAATTGAAAAACTTGTCACAAAGAAAGATTCGACAATCTTAATTGCTTTAACAATGCAAGAAAGAGGAGAAGATGTTTACGTTCTTTTTGAGAAGGACTTCTTTGTGCAAAATGCTAACGGTATTCAGTTTGACTGCTACCGAATTAGTGGAAAGATTAATGAAAGCTTCTATATTGAGGACTTCAAAGTAGAAGATTCTCCAGAAGTTGTTTCGATTGATGCAAACACGACGATTCACATGAGAATCGACCCGCCATATGATTCGCGCTACCAACGCTATCTTTGGATGCTTAACTTTCTTACTGATATGTATGGTGTTCAAGTTTTAAATAACCCTCTAGGTATTATGAAACATAATGAAAAACTTGCGGCCTATACGAGAGAGTTAAGTCTTGAGAGTTATGTTGGAACTTCTTTATCGGGGGCAAAGAAATTTATCTCTAAACTTGAGGCCCGTGGCGTTCAAGAATTGATTTTAAAGCCCTTAGACCTTTTTCAGGGCATTGGTGTTCAAAAAGTGAGCTTGAACGAATTTGAGGGGCATTTTAAGGCCAAGTGCGATGAGTTTAAAGGACCTGTTGTTGTTCAGGAATTTGATAACTCAGTAGTTGAGGGTGAAATTCGTACGATCTTCTACCGCGCCAAGGAGTTGGGAACAATTCTCAAGGTTCCAAAAGAAGGAGAGTTCCTTGCCAATATTGCACAAGGTGCAAAGTACTCGGCAGTAGAATTAGATGCTCAGGTAAAAGCAGAATGTCTGAATATTTGCGAAAAGCTAATGGTAGATGGAGTTGATTTAATTGCTTTTGATATTTTGGGTGGAAAAATTTCTGAAGTAAATGTGACGTGTCCAGGACTCATAGTGGAGGTTTCTTCTGCTATGAAAAGAAACCTCGCACTCGAATTATTTAAGTAA
- a CDS encoding ChaN family lipoprotein has product MQLKADETHRSIYRYFKNKANSLEGEPTPLLKKYRQDQQRYARREFQKSSVSQLYDSIDSSDIIYLGDFHTFDQSTRNLERIIRILAKSDYQFAIGVEFIHINHQFYIDSYLKGAITELEFLESINYKNSWRFPWTFYKIFFDLAKEHNISIIALNTKGNLENRDKKAAKKIASYHKENPEQKLLILFGELHIVPNKLPQKVFDLANKDIVQTIIHQNTDEVYWKLVETNKLRSDQIVKYNMREFVLVNSPPWLKYESQIYWYEHLADDPEFDIHEYIIETGTLKFSDNIIDNFAYFCHEINNTLNLDIPIGEIEDFRIFDQQSLKRVKNTISKLKSKKAVGFYNKLLEHGKTFKLPCKKAYYCSSYSINRISYLAGIHIHQSKLKIPEKEIVGFFNKRDRTNLFVYLVHNYISAYFCSKLFNPYRKCNMYKDFQYMARHNKQVKKTDKMVFKACLKLCNKRVNVNEELKGLNLYQLHKTSRKVSHMLADIIFDYYFAPNRIEYKDVYRLVASDDYSNENYQSLLNEIGNLVEIKKLKKREF; this is encoded by the coding sequence ATGCAATTGAAAGCCGATGAGACTCACAGGAGTATCTACCGCTATTTTAAAAATAAGGCCAACTCTCTTGAAGGAGAGCCCACGCCTCTACTAAAGAAATATCGACAAGATCAACAGCGCTATGCACGCCGTGAATTTCAAAAATCAAGCGTAAGTCAATTATACGACTCTATTGATTCTTCTGATATTATCTACCTTGGCGACTTTCACACTTTTGATCAAAGCACGAGAAACCTCGAGCGTATCATTCGCATCTTAGCAAAGAGCGACTATCAATTTGCCATCGGTGTGGAGTTCATTCACATTAATCACCAATTCTATATTGACTCTTACCTAAAAGGGGCAATTACAGAGCTCGAGTTCTTGGAATCTATCAACTACAAGAACTCCTGGCGTTTTCCTTGGACCTTCTACAAGATCTTCTTTGATCTTGCTAAGGAACATAATATTTCAATTATTGCTCTTAACACAAAAGGAAATCTTGAAAATAGAGATAAGAAGGCCGCAAAGAAAATTGCATCCTATCACAAGGAAAATCCAGAACAGAAACTGCTTATTCTCTTTGGTGAACTTCACATCGTTCCGAATAAGCTGCCGCAAAAAGTTTTTGACCTGGCCAATAAAGACATCGTTCAAACCATAATTCATCAAAATACTGACGAGGTTTACTGGAAACTTGTTGAAACTAATAAACTTAGATCAGACCAGATTGTTAAATATAATATGCGTGAGTTCGTTCTTGTAAACTCACCACCTTGGCTTAAGTATGAGTCTCAAATTTACTGGTATGAACACTTGGCCGATGATCCGGAGTTTGATATTCACGAGTATATTATTGAAACTGGAACACTAAAGTTTTCGGATAATATCATTGATAACTTTGCTTACTTCTGCCATGAGATTAATAATACCCTTAACCTTGATATTCCAATTGGAGAGATTGAAGATTTTAGGATCTTTGATCAACAAAGCCTAAAGAGAGTAAAGAATACTATTAGTAAACTTAAGTCTAAGAAGGCCGTCGGCTTTTATAACAAGCTACTTGAACATGGAAAAACTTTTAAGCTTCCATGTAAGAAAGCCTACTACTGCTCAAGTTACTCCATAAATCGTATTTCATACTTAGCAGGAATTCATATTCACCAGTCAAAGTTAAAGATTCCAGAAAAGGAAATTGTTGGCTTCTTTAACAAAAGAGATCGTACAAATTTATTCGTCTATCTCGTCCACAATTATATAAGTGCGTATTTTTGTTCTAAACTCTTTAATCCGTATCGAAAATGTAATATGTATAAAGACTTTCAATATATGGCCCGTCACAATAAACAGGTAAAGAAGACAGATAAGATGGTCTTTAAGGCATGTTTAAAGCTATGTAATAAAAGAGTCAATGTGAATGAAGAACTTAAAGGACTTAACCTCTATCAGCTTCACAAGACTTCGCGGAAAGTATCCCATATGTTGGCAGACATTATCTTCGACTACTACTTTGCGCCAAATAGAATTGAGTATAAAGATGTATACAGGCTTGTAGCATCAGATGATTACTCAAATGAAAACTATCAAAGCCTGTTAAATGAAATTGGGAATTTAGTAGAAATTAAAAAACTTAAAAAACGTGAATTCTAA
- a CDS encoding RsmD family RNA methyltransferase, with protein sequence MAINILGGHARGHALFVPPESITRPTSVMLRRKFFDAHQDLTNCLFVDLFAGSGAMGFEALSRGAKKVVLVDDHPKVLNVLKKNKAQISKKLDTADLSIIKQKAQAYLKTSLSYLESTSDEFDESYIFIDPPYELKDVYLECLKMLKESSFSGEIWIESDRQKGILEADLKKHSLTFSKVYKQGTSYIAKIAL encoded by the coding sequence ATGGCCATAAATATACTTGGTGGGCATGCTCGAGGGCATGCCCTTTTTGTTCCCCCTGAATCTATTACTCGTCCAACGAGTGTAATGCTTCGTCGTAAATTTTTTGATGCTCACCAAGACTTAACAAATTGTCTCTTTGTGGATCTATTTGCAGGTAGTGGAGCAATGGGGTTTGAAGCCTTATCAAGAGGTGCAAAAAAAGTCGTATTAGTTGACGATCATCCAAAAGTTCTTAATGTTTTAAAAAAGAACAAGGCACAAATTTCAAAAAAATTAGATACCGCTGATTTGTCGATAATTAAGCAAAAGGCACAAGCGTACCTTAAAACAAGTTTGTCTTACTTAGAGTCAACCTCAGATGAATTCGATGAAAGTTATATTTTCATCGATCCGCCATACGAATTAAAAGATGTCTACTTAGAATGTCTCAAAATGCTTAAAGAATCTTCATTTTCTGGAGAAATTTGGATCGAGTCTGATCGCCAAAAAGGAATTCTTGAAGCTGACTTAAAAAAACATTCTCTTACATTTTCGAAAGTCTACAAGCAAGGTACGAGTTATATCGCAAAAATTGCATTGTAA
- the coaD gene encoding pantetheine-phosphate adenylyltransferase: MKRAIYPGTFDPFTNGHKDILMRSLTVFDEVIILVAHNRNKKPLFTAEERVEMLKETFQQESRIKADKWEGLIVDYAKANDIGSIIRGLRPTGDFEAEFQMASMNKRLYPEIETVFFITERDNYYVSSSLVKEIHKHGKVIKEFVPDTIYNWIAKKGKI, encoded by the coding sequence ATGAAAAGAGCAATTTACCCAGGAACATTTGATCCTTTCACAAATGGTCACAAAGATATCTTAATGAGGTCATTAACTGTATTTGATGAAGTCATTATTCTTGTTGCCCATAATCGTAATAAGAAACCTCTTTTTACGGCAGAAGAGCGAGTTGAAATGTTAAAAGAAACATTTCAACAAGAGTCTCGAATCAAGGCAGACAAGTGGGAAGGTTTAATCGTCGACTATGCCAAAGCAAACGACATAGGCTCGATCATTAGAGGATTAAGACCAACTGGTGATTTTGAAGCAGAATTTCAAATGGCCTCGATGAATAAAAGACTATATCCGGAAATCGAAACAGTTTTCTTTATTACTGAAAGAGACAATTACTATGTTTCAAGCTCTCTCGTAAAAGAGATTCACAAACATGGAAAAGTTATCAAGGAATTTGTTCCTGACACAATTTATAATTGGATTGCTAAAAAAGGGAAAATCTAA
- a CDS encoding pyridoxal phosphate-dependent aminotransferase, with amino-acid sequence MNVSKRSQEINESITLKLNAKAVAMAQEGKKVYNLTAGQLPYRPPRELVESIRGELDFLKSFQYSPVAGDSELLEKIIDYVETSRGISFDEFDHNFKAVVGNGGKHVLANIFASIVDPGDEVIVFAPYWISYPQMISLNGGVLKVVKASVFNAFEPDLEELKELINDKTKAIVLNSPNNPSGIFYNEKWMKKFAEIVKPFENTFIISDEIYYELNYYDPKPRYFYQYDRELLSRTIIVDGISKSLAATGLRLGYCIAHEEIIDAIKKIQGHTASGSCSLIQRALLRYNMNHVDEYLTPVKKHLRENAQVLREVLREYKLEKCWYQVSAAFYFLFDFSSAPVINRFKESDTDLTDYSVEICEQILEQKGVAMVPSGDFGLPNCARISLVLPKEDFRDAIVTLAEFLTQE; translated from the coding sequence ATGAATGTTTCTAAACGTTCTCAAGAAATTAACGAAAGTATTACTTTAAAACTTAATGCTAAGGCCGTTGCCATGGCACAAGAAGGGAAGAAAGTTTATAACTTAACAGCTGGCCAGCTCCCTTATCGTCCACCGAGAGAGCTAGTTGAGTCAATTAGGGGAGAGTTAGATTTTCTTAAAAGTTTTCAATATAGCCCTGTTGCAGGTGATAGTGAGTTACTAGAGAAAATTATTGATTACGTTGAAACTTCTCGCGGAATTAGCTTTGATGAGTTTGATCATAACTTTAAAGCAGTTGTTGGAAACGGTGGTAAACATGTGCTTGCTAATATCTTTGCGAGTATTGTAGATCCTGGTGATGAAGTTATTGTCTTTGCACCATATTGGATATCTTACCCACAAATGATTTCTCTTAACGGGGGAGTTCTTAAAGTAGTTAAAGCATCTGTCTTTAACGCGTTTGAGCCAGATCTTGAAGAGTTAAAAGAATTAATTAATGATAAGACTAAGGCGATTGTTTTAAATAGCCCTAACAATCCTTCGGGGATTTTTTATAATGAAAAGTGGATGAAGAAATTTGCTGAAATAGTAAAGCCTTTTGAAAATACTTTTATAATCTCTGATGAAATTTACTACGAGTTAAATTATTACGACCCTAAACCAAGATACTTCTATCAGTATGATCGCGAGCTTTTATCACGTACAATCATTGTCGATGGAATTTCGAAAAGTTTGGCCGCAACTGGTTTAAGACTTGGCTATTGTATTGCTCACGAAGAAATTATTGATGCGATAAAAAAAATACAGGGACATACTGCTTCGGGCTCTTGTTCACTTATTCAACGTGCTCTTCTTCGCTATAATATGAATCATGTTGATGAATATTTAACTCCTGTTAAAAAACATCTTCGTGAAAATGCGCAAGTTTTAAGAGAAGTTCTTAGAGAGTATAAATTAGAGAAATGTTGGTATCAGGTTTCTGCCGCATTCTACTTTCTTTTTGACTTCTCTAGTGCTCCGGTAATTAACAGGTTCAAGGAGTCAGACACAGATTTGACCGATTACTCTGTTGAAATTTGTGAGCAGATTCTTGAGCAAAAAGGTGTGGCAATGGTTCCAAGTGGAGACTTTGGTTTGCCAAATTGTGCAAGAATCTCTCTCGTTCTGCCAAAAGAGGACTTTAGAGACGCCATTGTGACTTTAGCCGAGTTTTTAACTCAGGAATAG
- a CDS encoding PhoH family protein translates to MEGILTRKTFVLDTNVLLFDPNAINKFGPNDVFIPLVVVEEVDRFKKDQNENGRNARYFSRIIDDLRKKGSLMDGVELDNGGTLIISVDKTIENQHETIDLTINDNLILASAIFLKEQGEDVVLITKDINLRIKSDILGINAEDYGMKDIKLEEIYSGYRFLPLAKDKLEEYEKNRFLQLENWEELEIFPNEYLVVHEEGNDRRRLLGRFSKSKLGIVPLIPMREGVWGIYPKNMEQQFALDALLNDDIKLVSLVGKAGTGKTLLAIAAGLEMTINQEKYSRLLVSRPIQPMGKDLGYLPGDVNDKLGPWMQPIFDNMDFLFDQRRAGTSSSYVDLMDHGLLHIEPLTYIRGRSIPGQYLIVDEAQNLSPHEVKTIVTRAGEGTKIILTGDPQQIDSPYLDEINNGLSYVVERLKTEEIISHTKLTVGERSALSETASKLL, encoded by the coding sequence ATGGAGGGCATTTTGACACGTAAAACCTTTGTTCTCGATACTAACGTATTACTATTTGATCCTAATGCTATTAACAAATTTGGTCCTAACGACGTCTTTATTCCACTAGTTGTTGTGGAAGAAGTAGACCGTTTTAAGAAAGATCAAAATGAGAATGGGCGTAACGCTCGCTACTTCTCAAGAATCATTGATGACCTTCGCAAGAAGGGCTCACTTATGGATGGTGTTGAGCTAGACAATGGTGGAACTCTAATTATCTCTGTCGATAAAACGATTGAAAATCAACATGAGACAATTGACTTAACAATTAATGATAATTTAATTCTTGCTTCTGCAATTTTCTTAAAAGAGCAGGGTGAAGATGTTGTTCTGATTACGAAGGACATTAATTTAAGAATTAAATCTGATATCTTAGGCATCAATGCTGAAGACTATGGAATGAAAGATATTAAGCTTGAGGAAATCTACTCGGGTTACCGCTTTCTTCCTCTAGCAAAAGATAAGCTTGAAGAATATGAAAAGAATCGCTTCTTACAACTTGAAAATTGGGAAGAGCTTGAGATTTTTCCAAATGAATATTTAGTTGTTCACGAAGAAGGAAATGATAGAAGAAGACTTCTAGGGCGATTTTCAAAAAGTAAACTAGGAATCGTTCCTCTAATCCCAATGAGAGAAGGGGTTTGGGGAATCTATCCAAAAAATATGGAACAACAATTTGCACTTGATGCTCTTCTTAACGATGATATCAAGTTAGTGTCACTTGTTGGTAAGGCCGGTACAGGTAAAACACTTTTGGCAATTGCCGCAGGTCTTGAAATGACAATTAATCAAGAAAAGTATTCAAGACTTCTTGTCTCTCGTCCGATTCAACCAATGGGGAAAGATCTTGGTTATCTTCCAGGTGATGTTAACGATAAGCTAGGTCCTTGGATGCAACCAATCTTTGATAATATGGATTTTCTATTTGATCAAAGAAGAGCAGGAACAAGTTCTTCTTATGTTGATTTAATGGATCACGGACTTCTTCATATTGAACCACTAACTTATATTCGTGGTCGTTCTATTCCTGGTCAGTACCTAATCGTTGATGAGGCACAAAACCTTTCTCCACACGAAGTTAAAACAATTGTAACTCGTGCCGGTGAGGGAACTAAAATCATCCTCACAGGTGATCCTCAACAGATCGATAGTCCATACCTTGATGAAATTAACAACGGGCTAAGCTATGTTGTTGAAAGACTAAAAACAGAAGAGATCATCTCTCATACGAAGTTAACTGTTGGCGAGCGTTCAGCGCTTTCTGAAACAGCTTCAAAATTACTTTAA
- a CDS encoding PilZ domain-containing protein, giving the protein MSRANRQHLRAPVNQEMLYLCDDYVLKGRCSNISEGGMLITDMGRVPTSTRFHTMVSLIQYPEFSKLSSQKLISIDHSAFEIEVIRCEVDIVRSFDGLSEVEKILLPSIGAKFSHVSSGNMALIRSYVTTFSKNMIYLLTQFENSSKKNGNIVHLRKTASLLGYDSQIKLPLLRAKVLHDYQSLESL; this is encoded by the coding sequence GTGTCGAGAGCTAATCGTCAACATTTAAGAGCACCTGTAAATCAAGAGATGCTCTATCTTTGCGATGACTATGTTTTAAAAGGCCGCTGTTCTAATATTTCCGAAGGTGGAATGTTAATTACCGATATGGGGCGCGTACCAACAAGTACGCGCTTTCATACTATGGTATCACTTATACAATATCCAGAATTTTCAAAATTGAGTTCTCAAAAGTTAATTAGCATAGATCACAGTGCCTTTGAAATCGAAGTCATTCGCTGTGAAGTTGATATTGTTCGCTCATTTGATGGGCTATCAGAAGTTGAAAAAATCTTGCTACCATCAATTGGTGCTAAATTCTCGCACGTATCTTCTGGGAATATGGCACTTATTCGCTCTTATGTGACTACATTCTCAAAGAATATGATCTATCTTTTAACTCAATTTGAAAATTCATCAAAAAAAAATGGAAATATTGTTCACCTCAGAAAGACGGCCTCTCTTCTTGGTTATGATTCACAGATAAAGCTGCCACTTCTAAGGGCCAAGGTGCTTCATGATTACCAATCTTTAGAATCTCTTTAG